The proteins below come from a single Streptomyces sp. SCSIO 75703 genomic window:
- a CDS encoding AMP-binding protein translates to MESSAIPLLAPFFETARDDPDRPAVIDNGLVLTYGAFAALVLAVAAAVEPRTDAPQPPVGVVVHHSARDVAAMLGVLAAGRAYVPLEAHLPEERLADMVRRVGCREAVATAGTGWQPAVEKVIRPRWASAPTVSPAPPPAPRPEDPAYVLFTSGSTGEPKGVVVPHRAVAAVVPPLRGLYGVGEGEFVLHFHGAGGDTSLEEILPALTGGATLVVDDAAREDFARVAQEQQLSVAVLPTGFWDGLTVDLLHRGAALPASLRTVVIGGEAVRADMLARWHRLAGTELVRLLNTYGSTETALVTHAVQLAGPGAPALPEAGGDLPIGLPLPHVGQRIDATGELFVSGPGLALGYHDSPAETAVRFTERDGVRWYRTGDLIGGTAGGVLLFRGRSDHQVKIRGFRVDLLDVEALIGRCEGVAAVAAARVERGGHSSLAAFFVPSPGAEPGAVVSAVRDRLARTAPPHLVPSLIMPVDALERTHTGKVDRNATRDRHLGTVRAVR, encoded by the coding sequence ATGGAGTCCTCCGCAATTCCTCTGCTCGCCCCGTTCTTCGAAACGGCGCGCGACGATCCGGACCGGCCGGCCGTCATCGACAACGGCCTCGTCCTCACCTACGGCGCCTTCGCCGCCCTCGTCCTGGCGGTGGCCGCCGCCGTGGAGCCGCGCACGGACGCGCCGCAGCCACCCGTCGGCGTGGTCGTGCACCACTCGGCCCGTGACGTGGCGGCGATGCTCGGCGTCCTGGCGGCGGGCCGGGCGTACGTACCGCTGGAGGCGCACCTCCCCGAGGAGCGGCTGGCGGACATGGTGCGGCGGGTGGGCTGCCGGGAGGCGGTGGCAACCGCCGGGACCGGCTGGCAGCCCGCCGTCGAGAAGGTGATCAGGCCCCGCTGGGCGTCCGCGCCCACCGTGTCCCCGGCGCCGCCCCCGGCTCCGCGGCCGGAGGATCCGGCGTACGTGCTGTTCACCTCCGGCTCCACCGGTGAGCCGAAGGGCGTGGTGGTCCCTCACCGGGCCGTCGCGGCCGTGGTGCCGCCGCTGCGCGGCCTGTACGGCGTCGGCGAGGGGGAGTTCGTGCTGCACTTCCACGGCGCGGGCGGCGACACGAGCCTGGAGGAGATCCTGCCGGCCCTGACGGGGGGCGCCACCCTGGTCGTCGACGACGCGGCGCGGGAGGACTTCGCGCGGGTGGCGCAAGAGCAGCAACTCTCGGTCGCGGTGCTGCCCACCGGTTTCTGGGACGGTCTGACAGTCGATCTGCTGCACCGGGGCGCCGCGCTGCCCGCGTCCCTGCGCACGGTGGTGATCGGCGGGGAGGCGGTGCGCGCCGACATGCTGGCGCGCTGGCACCGCCTGGCCGGCACCGAGCTCGTCCGGCTGCTCAACACCTACGGCTCGACGGAGACCGCGCTGGTCACGCACGCGGTGCAGCTCGCCGGGCCGGGCGCCCCCGCGCTGCCGGAGGCCGGCGGGGACCTGCCCATCGGCCTCCCGCTGCCGCACGTGGGCCAGCGGATCGACGCGACGGGCGAGTTGTTCGTGTCCGGGCCGGGCCTGGCCCTCGGCTACCACGACAGTCCGGCGGAGACGGCCGTCCGGTTCACCGAGCGCGACGGCGTGCGCTGGTACCGCACGGGCGACCTGATAGGCGGGACGGCCGGCGGTGTCCTGCTGTTCCGGGGCCGCTCCGACCACCAGGTCAAGATCCGGGGCTTCCGGGTGGACCTGCTCGACGTCGAGGCGCTGATCGGGCGGTGCGAGGGGGTGGCGGCGGTGGCAGCGGCCCGGGTGGAGCGGGGCGGGCACTCCTCGCTGGCCGCGTTCTTCGTGCCGTCGCCGGGCGCCGAGCCGGGCGCGGTCGTCTCGGCGGTCCGCGACCGGCTGGCCCGGACGGCGCCGCCGCACCTGGTGCCGAGCCTGATCATGCCGGTGGACGCGCTGGAGCGGACCCACACGGGCAAGGTCGACCGGAACGCGACCCGCGACCGCCACCTGGGAACCGTCAGGGCCGTCCGATGA
- a CDS encoding macrolide 2'-phosphotransferase, translating to MSTTATATPPGGDVAVLAAYASRGLGVTLVPDSARGDDSGWDFRVLHLSATDGTHWILRQPRRPDASGRLAVEGAVLGAVRDRVPVRVPDWRLHTPDLVAYPRLPGEPAGSEDPVSLVYGWSMDPLAHPDRYLEPLARCLVAVHSTPLDGTWELPGRHPAGPDEVRSAAAEKLARARAELELPAAGVRRWREWLDDDRLWPDRLVLVHGDVHPGHTLVEGGRSGPPVLSALLDWANAGIGDQAADFVDMLYAGGPDVLDRLLDAYRAAGGEVPAGLRSHVLARASFLWVHVALRGLDTGRPAWTRTALRRMPR from the coding sequence ATGAGCACCACCGCCACCGCCACGCCCCCGGGCGGCGACGTCGCCGTGCTCGCCGCGTACGCCTCGCGCGGGCTCGGCGTGACCCTCGTACCGGATTCCGCGCGGGGCGACGACAGCGGCTGGGACTTCCGCGTCCTCCACCTCAGTGCCACCGACGGCACCCACTGGATCCTGCGGCAGCCGCGGCGGCCGGACGCCTCCGGACGCCTGGCCGTCGAGGGGGCCGTGCTCGGCGCCGTGCGCGACCGGGTCCCGGTGCGGGTGCCCGACTGGCGGCTGCACACCCCGGACCTGGTGGCCTACCCGCGCCTGCCCGGCGAGCCGGCGGGCAGCGAGGACCCGGTAAGCCTCGTCTACGGCTGGTCGATGGACCCGCTGGCCCACCCGGACCGCTACCTGGAGCCGCTCGCCCGCTGCCTGGTCGCCGTGCACTCCACGCCCCTGGACGGCACCTGGGAGCTGCCGGGACGGCACCCGGCCGGCCCTGACGAGGTGCGTTCCGCGGCGGCGGAGAAGCTGGCGCGCGCCCGGGCCGAGCTGGAGCTGCCCGCTGCCGGGGTGCGGCGCTGGCGGGAGTGGCTGGACGACGACCGTCTGTGGCCCGACCGCCTGGTGCTCGTCCATGGGGACGTACACCCCGGCCACACCCTGGTGGAGGGCGGCCGGTCCGGGCCGCCGGTCCTGTCGGCCCTGCTGGACTGGGCGAACGCGGGCATCGGCGATCAGGCAGCGGACTTCGTCGACATGCTTTACGCCGGTGGCCCGGACGTCCTGGACCGGCTCTTGGACGCCTACCGGGCCGCGGGCGGCGAGGTGCCCGCCGGTCTGCGCTCGCACGTCCTGGCTCGGGCCTCCTTCCTCTGGGTCCATGTGGCGCTGCGCGGCCTGGACACCGGCCGCCCCGCGTGGACGCGGACCGCGCTGCGGAGGATGCCCCGGTGA
- a CDS encoding alpha/beta hydrolase, protein MSGATAYTVHGSGRPVVLVAGAGGAGRIWERHQVPALTAAGHQVITFDHGAPGSCAGDVAALTRQLLTTLGLPPCSLVGHSVGALAVQELLVTDPHLACAAVLAATRGRPDPVGDALARAEAAQTGAGGRPSPEYEAVVGMAQNLSPRTLADEDAVTEWLDLFEIAALSGSSAAGRPCPPLADRLAAYARITASVLVVGFADDVLAPVHLSREVAAAIPGARYTELADTGHLGFLERSDAFNTVLLDFLASLPVTDPGASRVL, encoded by the coding sequence GTGAGCGGCGCGACGGCGTACACGGTCCACGGTTCCGGTCGGCCGGTGGTCCTGGTCGCCGGGGCGGGCGGCGCCGGCCGGATCTGGGAGCGGCACCAGGTGCCCGCGCTCACCGCGGCGGGCCACCAGGTGATCACCTTCGACCACGGCGCGCCCGGCTCCTGCGCCGGCGACGTGGCCGCGCTGACCCGGCAGCTCCTCACCACGCTGGGCCTGCCGCCCTGCTCCCTGGTCGGCCACTCCGTGGGGGCGCTCGCGGTGCAGGAGCTGCTGGTCACGGACCCGCACCTGGCCTGCGCAGCGGTGCTGGCCGCGACACGGGGACGGCCCGATCCGGTCGGTGACGCCTTGGCCCGCGCCGAGGCCGCGCAGACCGGGGCGGGCGGGCGGCCGTCGCCGGAGTACGAGGCGGTCGTAGGGATGGCGCAGAACCTCTCCCCGCGGACCCTGGCGGACGAGGACGCGGTCACGGAATGGCTGGACCTGTTCGAGATCGCCGCGCTCAGCGGGTCGTCCGCCGCCGGCCGTCCGTGCCCGCCCCTTGCCGACCGGCTGGCCGCGTACGCGCGGATCACCGCGTCCGTGCTGGTGGTCGGCTTCGCCGACGACGTGCTGGCCCCCGTCCACCTGAGCCGTGAGGTAGCCGCGGCGATCCCCGGCGCCCGCTACACGGAACTGGCGGACACCGGCCACCTCGGCTTCCTGGAGCGGTCGGACGCCTTCAACACCGTCCTGCTGGACTTCCTCGCCTCCCTTCCCGTCACCGACCCCGGAGCGTCCCGTGTCCTCTGA
- a CDS encoding nucleoside 2-deoxyribosyltransferase domain-containing protein, protein MSSESLAAESLAAAPAPVEVVHVSQEPPGSWDAAVYLCGPTPTDPEEPSWRSSAVAALRAAWAGPGRLAVFLPEPEGSGSYPPYAEQIAWEETAMRRCDVVLFWIPRSMDRLPGLVSNIKWGAWHDSGRAVLGAPPEAERMAYLLHFAETFAVPVARTLPEAVGAALRAVGGGARRTGGERAVPLVVWRSESFQSWYAPRRAAGCRLLDARVEWYERAASPDADPAWLLTVTVAPGDGAAPSVCCLLSAQGQGMLM, encoded by the coding sequence GTGTCCTCTGAGTCCCTCGCCGCCGAGTCCCTCGCCGCAGCCCCCGCCCCGGTCGAGGTGGTGCACGTCAGCCAGGAACCGCCCGGGTCCTGGGACGCGGCCGTGTACCTGTGCGGGCCCACGCCCACCGATCCCGAGGAGCCGTCCTGGCGGTCGTCCGCGGTCGCCGCCCTGCGCGCCGCCTGGGCGGGCCCGGGACGGCTGGCGGTCTTCCTGCCCGAGCCCGAGGGAAGCGGGTCCTACCCGCCGTACGCGGAGCAGATCGCCTGGGAGGAGACGGCGATGCGCCGCTGTGACGTGGTCCTGTTCTGGATCCCCCGGTCGATGGACCGGCTCCCGGGACTGGTCTCCAACATCAAGTGGGGGGCGTGGCACGACTCGGGCCGGGCGGTGCTCGGCGCGCCGCCGGAGGCCGAGCGCATGGCGTACCTGCTGCACTTCGCCGAGACATTCGCGGTGCCGGTGGCACGCACCCTTCCGGAGGCGGTGGGCGCGGCCCTGCGCGCGGTGGGCGGCGGCGCGCGCCGCACCGGCGGCGAGCGGGCCGTGCCCCTGGTGGTGTGGCGGTCCGAGTCCTTCCAGAGCTGGTACGCCCCCCGCCGCGCGGCGGGCTGCCGGCTGCTCGACGCCCGCGTGGAGTGGTACGAGCGGGCCGCCTCCCCCGACGCGGATCCGGCCTGGCTGCTGACCGTCACGGTCGCGCCCGGCGACGGCGCCGCCCCGTCCGTGTGCTGCCTGCTGTCCGCTCAGGGGCAGGGCATGCTCATGTAG
- a CDS encoding GNAT family N-acetyltransferase, which produces MTTVDDAVYRYRTAAREDAGAIEALDGSFTTDTVFEVTVTGDGFALREVAVEPPLTKVFPEDKDEGDGDDEGDADSRTFVAHGPAGDLAGFVAVSYSGWNRRLTIEDIEVTPDHRGRGVGRALMGLATEFARERGAGHLWLEVTNVNAPAIHAYRRMGFAFCGLDTALYDGTPSEGEQALYMSMPCP; this is translated from the coding sequence GTGACCACTGTTGACGACGCCGTCTACCGGTACCGCACCGCTGCCCGCGAGGACGCCGGGGCCATCGAGGCCCTCGACGGGTCCTTCACCACCGACACTGTCTTCGAGGTGACCGTCACCGGCGACGGCTTCGCGCTGCGCGAGGTCGCGGTGGAACCGCCCCTGACTAAGGTGTTCCCCGAGGACAAGGACGAGGGGGACGGTGACGACGAGGGCGACGCGGACTCCCGCACCTTCGTCGCCCACGGGCCCGCCGGTGACCTCGCCGGGTTCGTCGCCGTCTCGTACTCCGGGTGGAACCGGCGGCTGACCATCGAGGACATCGAGGTGACCCCGGATCACCGGGGTCGGGGCGTCGGCCGCGCGCTGATGGGGCTCGCGACCGAGTTCGCCCGGGAGCGGGGCGCCGGGCACCTCTGGCTGGAGGTCACCAACGTCAACGCGCCCGCCATCCACGCGTACCGGCGGATGGGCTTCGCCTTCTGCGGGCTCGACACTGCCCTCTACGACGGCACGCCCTCGGAGGGCGAACAGGCGCTCTACATGAGCATGCCCTGCCCCTGA
- a CDS encoding IS110 family transposase has protein sequence MFEIEDVGVFLGLDVGKSAHHGHGLTPAGKKVFDKQLPNSEPKLRAVFDKLAAKFGTVLVIVDQPASIGALPLTVARDAGCQVAYLPGLAMRRIADLYPGEAKTDAKDAAVIADAARTMPHTLRTLELTDEITAELTVLVGFDQDLAAEATRASNRIRGLLTQFHPSLERVLGPRLDHQAVTWLLERYGSPAALRKAGRRRLVDLIRPKAPRMAQRLIDDVFDALDEQSVVVPGTGTLDLVIPSLAASLAAVHTQRRAMEAQINALLEAHPLSPVLTSMPGVGVRTAAVLLVTVGDGTGFPTAAHLASYAGLAPTTKQSGTSIHGEHAPRGGNRQLKRAMFLSAFACMNADPASRAYYDRQRARGKTHTQALLRLARQRISVLFAMLRDGTFYESRTPTDIELAA, from the coding sequence ATGTTCGAGATCGAAGACGTGGGCGTGTTCCTGGGCCTGGACGTTGGCAAGTCCGCTCACCACGGCCACGGGCTCACCCCGGCCGGGAAGAAAGTTTTCGACAAACAGCTGCCCAACAGCGAGCCGAAGCTGCGGGCCGTCTTCGACAAACTGGCCGCGAAGTTCGGCACCGTCCTGGTGATCGTCGACCAGCCCGCCTCGATCGGCGCCCTGCCGCTGACCGTCGCCCGCGACGCGGGCTGCCAAGTGGCCTACCTGCCCGGACTGGCCATGCGCCGGATCGCCGACCTCTACCCCGGCGAGGCCAAGACCGACGCGAAGGACGCCGCGGTGATCGCGGACGCCGCCCGCACCATGCCGCACACCCTGCGCACCCTGGAACTGACCGACGAGATCACCGCCGAACTCACGGTCCTCGTCGGCTTCGACCAGGACCTCGCCGCCGAGGCCACCCGCGCCTCCAACCGGATACGCGGCCTGCTCACCCAGTTCCACCCCAGCCTCGAACGCGTCCTGGGCCCTCGCCTGGACCACCAGGCCGTGACCTGGCTGCTGGAGCGCTACGGCTCCCCGGCCGCCCTGCGCAAAGCCGGCCGCCGCAGACTCGTCGACCTCATCCGGCCCAAAGCACCGCGCATGGCCCAGCGACTCATCGACGACGTCTTCGACGCTCTCGACGAACAGAGTGTCGTCGTCCCCGGCACCGGCACCCTCGACCTCGTCATCCCTTCCCTGGCTGCCTCGCTCGCCGCCGTCCACACCCAGCGCCGGGCCATGGAAGCCCAGATCAACGCCCTGCTGGAGGCTCACCCTCTTTCCCCGGTCCTGACGTCGATGCCCGGCGTCGGCGTCAGGACCGCCGCCGTCCTGCTGGTCACCGTCGGCGACGGCACCGGCTTCCCCACCGCCGCCCACCTCGCCTCCTACGCCGGACTCGCCCCCACCACGAAGCAGTCGGGGACCTCCATCCACGGTGAACACGCGCCACGAGGCGGAAACCGGCAGCTCAAACGGGCGATGTTCCTGTCCGCCTTCGCCTGCATGAACGCCGATCCGGCCTCCCGCGCCTACTACGACCGCCAGCGAGCACGCGGCAAGACCCACACCCAGGCCCTTCTCCGCCTCGCCCGCCAACGCATCAGCGTCCTGTTCGCCATGCTCCGCGACGGCACCTTCTACGAATCCCGGACACCGACGGACATCGAGCTCGCCGCATAG
- a CDS encoding tyrosine-type recombinase/integrase: MRDPRAGEIAFREWHDRWWNARIVEPHTLRGDASSIKNHVMPYWADWEMRTITRMDVQSWIRSLVEKGAGPAAIKRAYNLTSSIMRAAVDDDVIAVSPCRSIDLPPIAVKPPQWFTPDQAQSILDGLAPAWRTMCLLGFYTGLRWGELSGLHRHRIDTRRSRLFVVEVNTKSGIKEYPKSSKSRREVPLPPHVLAALERHIHRLDRDAVVFTTITKGRSGRLLADSNWRRQTWWPAVETAYHFGDDGELQLVPHYPPHSMRHTCASWLVQRGVSLYEVQHLLGHESFQTTQRYAHLQPDAHKAVLGAWERMETPLTIVA; this comes from the coding sequence ATGCGCGACCCGCGGGCCGGCGAGATCGCGTTCCGGGAGTGGCACGACCGGTGGTGGAACGCCCGCATCGTCGAACCCCACACGCTGCGGGGCGACGCGTCCAGCATCAAGAACCACGTCATGCCGTACTGGGCTGACTGGGAGATGCGGACAATCACCCGCATGGACGTCCAGAGCTGGATACGCTCCCTGGTCGAGAAGGGCGCAGGCCCTGCCGCGATCAAGCGGGCCTACAACCTGACGTCGTCCATCATGCGCGCTGCTGTCGACGACGATGTGATCGCGGTGAGCCCGTGCCGCAGCATCGATCTGCCGCCCATCGCGGTCAAACCGCCGCAGTGGTTCACGCCCGACCAGGCGCAGAGCATCCTCGACGGACTCGCCCCCGCCTGGCGGACGATGTGCCTGCTCGGCTTCTACACCGGACTGCGCTGGGGAGAGCTCTCCGGCCTGCACCGCCACCGCATCGACACACGCCGCTCCCGCCTGTTCGTCGTGGAGGTCAACACCAAGAGCGGCATCAAGGAGTACCCCAAGAGTTCCAAGAGCCGCCGGGAGGTCCCGCTCCCGCCCCACGTCCTCGCAGCTCTCGAACGCCACATCCACCGGCTCGACCGCGACGCAGTGGTCTTCACGACCATCACCAAGGGCCGCTCCGGGCGCCTCCTCGCCGACAGCAACTGGCGCCGGCAAACCTGGTGGCCTGCTGTCGAGACTGCCTACCATTTCGGCGACGACGGCGAGTTGCAGCTCGTCCCGCACTACCCGCCGCACTCCATGCGCCACACCTGCGCCTCGTGGCTCGTCCAGAGGGGAGTCTCGCTCTACGAAGTTCAGCACCTTCTCGGCCACGAGAGCTTCCAGACCACCCAGCGCTACGCCCACCTCCAGCCGGACGCCCACAAGGCTGTGCTGGGAGCCTGGGAACGCATGGAAACCCCGCTCACCATCGTCGCATGA
- a CDS encoding helix-turn-helix domain-containing protein, with translation MPARLLSIPAVAAALDVDRRTVYRFIAAGDLPVVDLRTGTERSRVRVPAAGLEEFIARRLVGSPRLRR, from the coding sequence ATGCCTGCCCGTTTGCTGTCCATTCCCGCTGTCGCCGCCGCCCTGGACGTCGACCGGCGCACCGTCTACCGCTTCATCGCCGCCGGCGACCTCCCGGTCGTCGACCTGCGCACCGGGACGGAACGATCTCGCGTCCGTGTCCCTGCTGCCGGGCTTGAGGAGTTCATCGCCAGGAGATTGGTTGGCTCCCCGCGCCTCCGTCGGTGA
- a CDS encoding tyrosine-type recombinase/integrase — protein sequence MSKLAIGESSLLSADHVRALLEWLQEESSGAVFPFLAAMAGTALSPGEAVSVRVQDVTLPDGEFGEVLVRAGESRRVPVSPDVVGVLRRWIDEAGLEAEDLLFPAERGGALASSEYKRAWRRARQAVLSPDEVQAGLGEQVSSLRDSCLDRWLEAGVPAWGVAEWAGVSASWIALRYPHRFRLEDIEIDWEHLEESLRLPGIPER from the coding sequence CCATGTTCGCGCCCTTCTGGAGTGGCTCCAGGAGGAATCTTCGGGAGCCGTTTTCCCTTTCCTCGCCGCTATGGCGGGCACCGCCCTTTCGCCGGGTGAAGCAGTCTCGGTACGGGTGCAGGACGTGACGCTCCCGGACGGGGAGTTCGGGGAGGTGTTGGTCCGTGCCGGCGAGAGCCGGAGGGTTCCTGTCTCCCCGGACGTCGTGGGTGTGCTGAGGCGCTGGATCGACGAGGCGGGTTTGGAAGCTGAAGACCTGCTGTTCCCGGCCGAGCGGGGTGGGGCGTTGGCGTCCTCCGAATACAAGAGGGCGTGGAGGCGCGCTCGCCAAGCGGTGTTGAGCCCGGACGAGGTGCAGGCGGGCTTGGGGGAGCAGGTCTCCAGCCTGCGTGACTCCTGTCTGGACCGCTGGCTCGAGGCGGGCGTTCCTGCGTGGGGTGTCGCCGAGTGGGCTGGCGTGAGTGCGAGCTGGATTGCGCTGCGGTACCCGCACCGCTTCCGGCTGGAAGACATCGAGATCGACTGGGAGCACCTGGAAGAGAGCCTGCGCCTTCCGGGCATTCCCGAGCGGTAG